In Novipirellula caenicola, a single window of DNA contains:
- a CDS encoding acyl-CoA desaturase: MGMLKNMDGMTPSQQTTSESDPILRASNTASAVEDRSENASVTTQPSSTQPSPAQTAAESDICDSALPASGIDPQQLPRPEETEPLKILWQYVIVLSAVHLIALLAFLPFSFSYLFTWSGLILGILGHFTFGMLGITVGYHRLLTHRGFTCPKWLEHTFALLGMCNLQDSPSRWVAIHRMHHQHSDHQPDPHSPLVNFLWGHMGWVVCRHKTLDRTSHYERYVRDLLRDPFYLKLERHGGWFFVFVAHALLIIAAGALVGYAVSGGQFGEALRYAYSYAVWAVAVRTVFVLHGTWAVNSLSHVFGYRNYETRDNSRNNWLVALFSHGEGWHNNHHAEPRSAAHGHRWYEFDMSWRVIQLLEMVGLAKDVVRPKAVTKAKQTAG, translated from the coding sequence ATGGGAATGTTGAAGAACATGGATGGCATGACCCCCTCTCAACAAACCACCTCCGAGTCGGATCCGATCTTGCGAGCTTCCAATACCGCGTCGGCTGTCGAAGATCGCAGCGAAAACGCAAGCGTCACGACTCAGCCAAGCTCGACTCAGCCAAGTCCGGCTCAGACCGCTGCTGAAAGCGACATCTGCGACTCGGCGCTGCCTGCATCGGGAATCGACCCTCAACAGCTGCCGCGCCCAGAGGAAACCGAGCCACTGAAGATCTTGTGGCAGTACGTGATCGTACTTTCGGCGGTCCATCTGATTGCATTGCTGGCGTTTTTGCCATTCAGCTTTAGCTACTTGTTTACATGGTCAGGTTTGATCCTGGGGATCCTCGGTCACTTTACCTTTGGCATGCTGGGGATCACGGTGGGGTACCACCGATTGCTGACGCACCGAGGGTTCACGTGCCCCAAATGGCTTGAACACACCTTCGCGCTGCTTGGCATGTGCAATTTGCAAGACAGCCCGTCACGCTGGGTTGCAATTCACCGGATGCACCATCAACACAGCGACCATCAACCCGACCCGCATTCGCCGCTGGTCAATTTTCTGTGGGGGCACATGGGCTGGGTGGTTTGCCGCCACAAGACGCTGGATCGCACGAGCCATTACGAGCGTTACGTGCGCGATCTGCTGCGTGACCCGTTCTACTTGAAACTGGAACGGCATGGCGGTTGGTTTTTCGTCTTTGTCGCCCACGCCTTGTTGATCATCGCCGCGGGTGCGTTGGTGGGATACGCGGTCAGCGGCGGCCAATTCGGGGAAGCACTCCGCTATGCCTACAGCTACGCCGTTTGGGCGGTCGCGGTGCGCACCGTGTTTGTGCTGCATGGCACCTGGGCGGTCAATTCGCTGTCCCATGTCTTTGGATATCGCAATTACGAAACACGCGACAACAGCCGAAACAATTGGTTGGTCGCGTTATTTTCCCACGGCGAAGGCTGGCATAACAATCACCACGCCGAACCACGCTCGGCCGCTCACGGCCATCGTTGGTACGAATTTGACATGTCATGGCGAGTGATCCAATTGCTTGAAATGGTGGGACTGGCCAAGGACGTCGTTCGTCCCAAGGCCGTGACCAAGGCAAAACAAACGGCTGGCTAA
- a CDS encoding small basic protein: MTMDRSLKVQAGAIKSRNVLTRAERIARLTELDRFDPEANIIGMAKVRVPKVSLKRKKKVKKEDDPKDAKKKK, from the coding sequence ATGACCATGGATCGCAGCCTCAAGGTGCAAGCCGGGGCTATCAAGTCGCGAAACGTGTTAACTCGGGCCGAGCGTATCGCTCGCCTGACTGAACTGGACCGTTTTGACCCTGAAGCCAACATCATTGGCATGGCGAAAGTACGCGTTCCCAAAGTTTCGCTGAAGAGAAAGAAGAAAGTAAAGAAGGAAGACGACCCCAAGGACGCCAAGAAGAAGAAGTAG